A stretch of DNA from Streptomyces venezuelae:
GACCCCGGAGCGGGCCACCGAGCTGCTGGCCCGGCCGCAGCTGGCCTCCGACGTCACCCTCCACGAGCCGATCGCCGAGGACGCCCCATGGGTGGTGCAGCGCGGCTCCCAGCAGTACATCCGGGTCGGCGCGGACATGGTCCGGCTGCTCCAGGCGATCGACGGGGAACGCGGCCATCCGGCCCTGGCGGCCGAACTGGGCTCGCCGTGGACCGAGGACACGGTCGGCAAGGCCGTCCAGAACCTGAACCGGATGCGGCTGCTGGAGGACGGCCTGCCGCACAAGCACAGCAGCACCTGGTTCAAGTTCGTGCCGCCGCTGACCTTCCAGCTCACCCTGGTGAAACCGGACCGGATGCTCTCCCGGCTCGCGCCGCTGCTGCGGCTCTTCGCCAACCGGGCGGGCGCCGCCCTCGCCGCGGTCCTCGCCCTGGGCGGTCTGCTGGCGCTCGCCGCCCAGGCGCCGGTGCTCAAGGAGAGCCTGGGCGCGCCGCTGCCGCTGGGCATCCTGCTCGGCGTCTCCGCCGCCTCCGCCCTGGCGACCGCACTGCACGAGATGGGGCACGGCGCGGTCCTCACCCATCACGGCGGACGGCCCAGCCGGATGGGCGTGATGCTCTTCTACCTGACTCCCGCGTTCTTCTGCGACGTCTCCGACGGCTGGCGGCTGCCCGAGCGCCGGCAGCGCGTCCAGGTGGCGCTGGCCGGCATCGTGACCCAGCTGGTCATCGCCGGTTCGGCCGGGCTCGCCTCGCTCGCCGCGGGCGAGGGCGGACTGCGCGACGGCATGCTCGTCTTCGCCGTCTCCACCTACATCACGAGCCTGCTGAACCTGCTGCCGTTCGTCAAACTCGACGGCTACATCGCGCTGATGACCCATCTGGACATCTCGCACCTGCGGGACCGGACCATGACCGACGCCCGCCGCTTCCTGGCCCGGCTCCTCTTCGGCGGCCGGTACCGGAGGGAACTGCCGGGGCTGTGGTGGTCCGTACCGTTCGGACTCGCCTGCATGCTCTTCCCGCTGTACCTGATCGGGCTGGCCGCCACCCTCTGGCTGGACCTGCTCCAGGGCATGGGGATCTTCGGCGCCACGCTGGTGCTCCTCGGTGTGGGCTACCTCGGCTACCGGGCCTGGCTCGGCGGCCGGAAGCTGGTGCGCGAGGCGCGCACGGGCGGTGCCGGGACCGGGCGGATCTGCGCCACCGCGCTGCTGGCCGTGGCCGCCGCCGGTGCCGCGCTGACCATGGTCAGCGTGCCGTACACGGTGGCCGGCGGGTACGTCCTCAAGGACGGCAGGGCCTCGCTGGTGCTGTCCGATTCCGCCGACCTCGAGGCGGTCACCCCGGGCGCGGAGGTCACCCTGTACCGCCGCGGGATGGTCACCCGGACCGAGACCGGGGCCGGGACCGTGGACCCGGGCCGGGCCGAGGAGCGCAATGTGCCGCTGTCCGCGTTCGTGCCCGTGCAGGAGGGCGATTCCCTGTCCGTGCCCGCCCGGGTGCTGCCGCTGTCGGTGACCGGCACGGCCCCGGCCGAGCCCATCGGCACCGCGCGCGTCGCGGCCGGCAGCCGCTCGCTCGGCACCTGGCTCTACCTCTCGTACATCGCCCCCGCCACTCGCTGACCACCCCGCCACTCACTGGCCCTCACGGTGACAGGACTCGCACACCACCATGGATATCCTCCGGCACCTGCACTTCTGCCCGCCCGGCACGCCGTTCTTCGATCTGCCGGCCCGGGTCGATCCGGCCGAGGACGCGTTTCCCCTGGCGCATGACGCACTGCCCGAGGGCTGGTCGCGTACGCCGGGCAGCGAGTGGGTGGTGATGGCCCCGCCGGGGGTGACGCTGCCCAAGCAGGGCTGGAAGATCCATGTGTCGGCGAACCTGGACAATGCCGCGCACCTGCTCGACCTGGTGGCGAAGTACTGCGTCGCCGAGGGCGTGATGTTCAAGTTCATCCGCTCCGCGCGGCTGCTGCGCCAGCGCAACGGCAAGTACGGCGACCGCAGCGGCAGCGGCAAGTTCATCACCGTGTACCCGCTCGACGACGCGCATTTCGAGGAGGTGCTGCGGGAGCTCGACACCCTGGTGGGGGGCGAGCCCGGCCCGTACATCCTGAGCGATCTGCGCTACCGGCAGGGCCCGCTCTACGTCCGCTACGGCGGTTTCGTGCTCCAGGCGGTCCGCTCCGCCGAGACCGGTGAGCTCGTCTACTGCATCGAGAACCCGGACGGCGAACTGGTGCCGGACCGGCGGGGCCCGGGGTTCCGGCCGCCGGAGTGGGTGACGGTGCCCGACTGCCTGGCCGAGTCGGTGGCCGCGCGCGGGGCGGGCACCCTCCGGGACTTCCCGTTCCGGGTGACCTCCGCCGTGCACTTCTCCAACGGCGGCGGGGTGTACCGGGGTACGGACACCCGGGACGGCTCGGAGGTCCTGCTGCGGGAGGCCCGGCCGTACGCGGGTCTGGACGCGGACGGCCGGGACGCGGTCACCCGGCACGAGCAGGAGCACTGGGCGCTGCGCCGGCTGGCCGGGGCACCGGCGATCCCGCGGCTGATCGACTACCGCAAGGGCCACGAGCACTACTTCCTCGTCCGGGAGTGGGTGGAGGGCGCCCCGCTGTCCAAGGAGCTGATGCGGCGCAACCCGCTGCTGAACGGCATCACCTCGGCCACTGCGGTCGCGGAGTACACCGCGTGGGCGCTGGACGTGCTCGCCCAGACCGAGCGCGGGCTGGCCGGGATGCACGAGCGGGGCGTGGTCTTCGGCGACCTGCACCCGGGCAACCTGCTGATCCGGCCGGACGGCGAGGTGGTGTTCATCGACTTCGAGACGGCCGGACCGCCGGAGGAGCAGACCGGCCAGACCATGGGCGCGGTGGGGTTCATCGCCCCGGCCGGGTACACCGGGTTCGCGGTGGACCGCTATGCGCTGGGCTGTCTGCGGCTGGCGGCGTTCGTGCCGCTGGTGGCGATGGTGTCGTGGTCCCCGGACAAGCCGGAGGAACTGCTCGAGCTGATCACGCGCTCGTACCCGGTGCCCGCCGATTTCGCCGCCGCGGTCCGCCGCGACCTCCAGGGCCTGTCGGAGGGCGCTGCCGTTGCGGCCGACTCCGGCACGGACTCCGGTTCGGGCTCGCTGTGGGCCGTGCCCGGGGCCGGGGCCGGGCCCGCGGAGCGTGCCGAGTGGCTGCGGGCGCTCGGGGACGGGGTGCTGGCCACCGTGCAGGAGGGCCGTGACGACCGGCTGTTCCCCGGTGACGCCGAGCAGTTCTTCACCCCGGAGGGCTGTCTCGGCTTCGCCCACGGAGCCGCCGGCGTGCTGTGGGCGCTCGGGGAGTCCGGGCTGCCGGTCCCGGAGGAGCACCTCGACTGGCTGGTCGAGCGGGTGCGGGCGGCGGCCGATCCGCAGCCCGGTTTCCAGGCCGGGCTGGGCGGCATCGCGTACGCCCTGGACCGGCTGGGCCGCACCGGCACCGCCCGCGAGCTGGTGGAGCGGATCGCCCGGGCGCCGCTGTCCGGACTCGACCACACCCTGCAGGACGGCCTGGCCGGAGTGGGCCTGACCCTGCTGCACTTCGGACTCCGGGACGAAGCGGTCCGGATCGCGGAACGGCTCGACGGGCTGCCCGCCCCGGCCGGCCGCAGGCCGGCGCGCGGACCGGACAGCCGCCCGACCACCGGACTGCTGCGGGGCGGGACGGGCACCGCCCTGTTCCTGCTCCGGCTGTACGAGCACACGGGTGACGGCACCCTGCTGGACCGGGCGGCCGAGGCGCTGCGCACCGATCTGGCCGGTCTCGGCTGGCAGCCCGGGGAGCCGTTCGGGGAGTCCGCCACCGGCCGTATCCCGGTGATCGGCGAGGGCAGCGGCGGCACCGGCATGGTGCTGCACGATCTGCTGGCGCACCGGCCGGACGAGGAACTGGCCCAGGCCCGGGACGCGGTCCGGGCGGCCACCGCCATTCCCTTCCTGCCCCACTCCGGCCTGCTGAACGGCCGGGCCGGCGCCATCCTGGCCCGGATCCACCTGGATTCCGGGCCCGGGCCCGGGGCGGGGCCGGCGCCGGTGCCGTCAGACCGAGTGCCGTCAGACCGGGTGCCGGCCGATCCGGCGCTGGAGCGGCACCTGGCCGAGCTCGGGATCAATGCCGTGCCCTTCCGGGGCGGCACCGCCTTCCTCGGCCAGGAGTGCCTGCGGATCTCCGCCGACCTGGCGACCGGCTCGGCCGGAGTGCTGCTGGCCCTGACCGCCGCCCTGAGCGACCGCCGCGCCCGGCTGCCGTTCTTCTGAGCCACCGCACGGCAGCGCCGGACCCGCACACACCGGACCCGCACAGACCGGACGAGCCCCGACGGAAGCCCCCGCCCGAGGGGCTCGTCCTCCCTTCTCCAGGTTGGAACCGCTGATGATCGACTTCCTCGCCACCCTCGACCCCGCGAACGGCCTGGCCGAGGACTCCTGCATGCTGCCGCCCGGGCCGCCGGACGACCTGCTGTGGCGGGCCCTGGTCCGGCTGGCCGCCGGTAGGGACCGGGCGGAGCGGGACGACCAGGCGCTGACCCCGCGTGTGGTCGGCGCCTACGGGCACACCCGGATGGACGCCCTGGTCCGCGGGGCCGGCGAGGCCGTCGAGCGGTTCGCGCTGTTCCCGCAGGACGGCGGAGTGCCGGGGCAGGTCCGGGGCACCGCGGCCGGACTCGGGGCGCGGGCCCTGGACTTCGCCGCCCCGGGACTCGGGCTCGGCGATCCGGCGGCCGGCTGCCGCACCCTGACCTGGTATCCGGCCCGGCGGCTCGCCGACGGCTCCGAACTCCTCGTACCGGCCGGTCTGGTGGACTACCCGGCTCCGGCCGAGGAAGCGGAGGGGTTCGATCCCGGCCCTTCCGGTGCCGCCTCCGGGCAGGGGTACGACATGGCCCTGCGCTCGGCGCTGCTGGAGCTGGTGGAGCGGGACGCCCTGCTCGTGGCCTGGGAGCGGAAGCTGCGCCCGAGGCGCATCGACCTGGCCGCGCTGACAGCCGGCGGGGTCCCGCGCGGCAAGGAGAACACCCTGCGGCGCGGTCTGCTGCGGCTGTGGGATGCGGCGCTGCGGGCCGGGCTGGAACCGGTGCTGGCCGATCTGCCCACCGGGATCCCGGGGGTGGCCTGCACGGTCGCCGTGGTGCTCGACCGGACCGGGCCGCAGCCGCTGGCGACGATGGGCTGCAATGCCACCGACCGGGTGGACTGGAGCATGCTGGGCGCGCTCCAGGAGGCCCTTCAGGTGCGCTCCGCCGTGGTCAACCAGCGGGAGAGCCACGGGTACGGGGCGGCTCCGGCCACCATCGTGGACGACGACGACCGGCTGCGGTACGTGGCCTCACGGGAGTGCTTCGCGTGGGTGGAGGAGTGGACCGGCGGGTTCCGTAGCCCCCGCCCGCCCCGGGAGTCCCGCGCGGTGCCGACCTCGGAGCTGCTGGCGGGAATGCTCGCCGACGGCGCCGACCCGATCGCGGTGGACCTCACCCACCGACTTCCGCTTGGGCTCCGGGAGATGGGCTGGGCGGCCGTGAAGGTGGTCCCGGTCGGCTACCAGCCGCTGCGGCTGGCCGAGGACCACAGGTTCAGCTGGAACACCGGCCGGCTGCGCACGGCGGAGGCGCGCACCGGGCTTCCCGGGCTGCTGCCGGCCGATGCCGAACCCGCCGTGGAGCGGCGCCCGCACCCCTTGCCATGATCTGCGACACAGGAAGTTTCGCAGGTCAGAACCATGGAGAGGACCATTCTTATGGAAACCACACTGGGTGAGCAGATCATGCTCCTGTCGCTCGACGACACCACCGGCGCCGCCGCGCTGCAGCCTCAGTCCGAGTTCATGATCTCCAGCGCCTCGGTGCTGGAGCTCGCGCTGGCCGGCCGCATCCGCCTGGAGGACGGCCGGGTCCTCGTCAACGACCCCGCCCCGCTGGGGATTCCGGTTCTGGACGCGGCGCTGGCGGCCATCGCCGCGGCGAAGCAGCCCGAGGACGCCCAGGCCTGGATCTTCCGGCTGAAGCAGGAAGCGGTGGAGGGCGCCCGGCAGGGGCTGCTGGAGAAGGGCGTCATCCGCGAGGAGCGGACCCGCCGCTGGGGCATCTTCCCGGTGAACCGCTACCCGGAGGCCGACGGCACCGTCGAGGAGGGGGTCCGCGCGAAGCTGGCGGCTGCGGTTCTGGAGGGCGGGCAGCCGGACGACCGGACGGCCGCCCTGATCTCGCTGCTGCACGGCGGCGGCCTGGAGAGCCTGCTGTTCACCGACCGGCAGGACCGGGAGCCGATCCGCGCCCGGATGGCCGAACTGTCCGAGAACCACTGGTCCGAGCCGGTCATGAAGCAGCTGGTGGACTCGGTGCTGGTCGGCCTCGCCGGGTACGCGGCGACCACCGTGGCGGCGGTCAACACGGGCAACTAGGGCACAGGGAACGGGCGTTCCTCAGGTCTTCCTCAATTCTCCCGGAATGATCCATTCCGCTCGGCTTCTTCCGTTCACCGGGGTGGCCGAATGTGTTAACTTCCCTATTGCTGATCAAGGTTGTTGTCGCGGGGGCGACAACCCGGGTTCGACCAACTCGGGTTACCGACCGCTTTGCATAGCAGAATGTACGGGGAACCATGGAACGTATCGTTCTTGTCATAAATTCGGCATCGTTGCGCCGCAGGATGACCGAGGTGCTCTCCGCGCCCGGCTGGGAGGTCTGCGGACGGGAAGCGGACGGGGGCATGCGGCCCGCCGCTCCGGCCGATGTCGTGGTGGTGGAGGCCGGCGCCCTGGACGCCGACCACAAACTGGCCGAATGGGGCAGCCGGGCCATCGCCCTGGTCTCCGGCGAGGACGACCCGTTCTGGGAGTCCGCGGCCTTCGGCCGGGTGGTCGGGATCATCGACCGGGACGACCCCGACCACGGACACATCACCGCCGTCCGCGAGGTGCTGAGCGGCCGGGGCTGGGTCTCCCCCGAGCTGGTACCGACCCTGCTGGCAGGACGGACCGGACAGTTCCGACCTGCGGAACCGCCGGCCGCCGAGATCATCCGGCTCACCGACCGGGAACGCGGAGTGGCCAACCTGGTCGCCGAGGGCATGTCCAACTCGGAGATCGCCGAGCACCTGACGATCGAACGCAGCACGGTGAAGTTCCACGTGTCGAACGTCCTGCGCAAGCTGCACCTGCGCGACCGGTCCCAGGTGGCCGCGCTCTGGCACTCGCACACCGCACCCGTCCGCTTCGCGGCCTGACGGCACCCCGGCACAAACCCCCGTCCCGGGACGGGGGATGACCCGCCTCGCGGCGGGCGCGCCCCGGCGGCGCCTGGCATTAGCTTTACGCCAGGCGCCGCACGCCGTACCGGGCAAAGCCCCGGTGACAATTCGTCACTTCTACAGGATTCGCGGATTCACGGATTCACTGATTCGCGAATGGATCGCATCAGGGGTGCGTCAATTCGGCGTGCCGGAAAATTCATTCGGCCGGGCGGGCGAGCGGTGCCGCCACCGATATCGCCGCGCGGAAAGTTGCACAGATGGACCACTCCCCCGGGCAGCCCCGTATATCGGTGATCTGCCCGACCTACAACCGGTCCCGCCCGATTCTCCACACCCTCGCCTCGGTGAGCGCCCAGACCGTCACCGACTGGGAGATGCTGGTGGTGTCCGACGGCAGCACCGACGACACCGACGCGTGCGTGCGCGAAGCCGCCCTCGCCGACCCCCGGATCCGGCTGCTGCGCGCCGAGCGGCACGGCCATCCCAGCGGCCCCCGCAACCTCGGTCTCGCCGAGGCCCGGGGCGAGGTCGTCGCCTACCTCGACCACGACGACCGCTGGCGGCCGGACCACCTCGCCGTGGTCCTCTCCCTGATCGACGCCGGGGCCGAGCTGGTGGCCACCGGCTTCGAACTCCAGGACCCGCAGGGCCGGGCCACCGCGGTGTCCCGGCCGTACGAGATGTGCTGGCACCCGGAGTTCCAGCTGCTCGGCGTGGTCTTCGAACCCTCCCGGGTGGCCCACCGGCGCGGCCTCGCCGAGCGCGTCGGCGGCTGGCGGGCCGGGGCCGGGCTGGAGGACTGGGACCTGTGGCTGCGGATGACCGACGCGGGGGCCCGGTTCGCGACGGCGGCCGAGCGTACGACCGTACTGCTCGACGACGCCGGCACCCGCCGGCACCGGATCCCGGCCCGGCACTGGCTGCCGCTGGCCGCCTTCGACGATCCCCGCGCGGCCCACACGATGCTGGAGCGGCTGCGGTCCGGGCACGCCGAAAGCGCGCTGACCGCGGCCCAGGCGGCCGACACCGCGGAATGGCTGGCCCGCCTGACGGCCGACCCCGAGTTCACCCGCCCCACGGACTGGGCCGGCGACCCGGTCCCCGAACTGGCCGAGGCCCGGCGGGCGGCGGCCGGGGCGGAGCGGTGGCCGGAGCTGGCCGTGGTCCGGGAGCGCGGAGCCGCCGGGGCGCGGCCCCGCTTCCTGCTGGCCCAGCCGGTCCGCTGCGCCGACGGGCGGCACGCGGACCGGATCGCCGCACTCCTCCGGCACACCCAGCCAAGGCTGTTCGCCCTGCTGGACGCCATCGCGGCGGAATCGGCAGCACCGGCCCCGGCGGTCGCCCGGTGAAGGCGCTGGTCCTCGCCGGGGGTACCGGCAGCAGGCTGCGTCCCATCACCCACACCGCCGCCAAACAGCTCGTCCCGGTCGCCAACAAGCCGGTCCTCTTCTACGGCATCGAGTCGATCGTCGCGGCCGGCATCACCGAGATCGGGGTGATCGTCGGCGGCACCGAGCGGGAGATCCGGGCCGCCCTCGGCGACGGCTCGCGGTTCGGCGCCCGGATCACCTACCTGCCCCAGGAGGCCCCGCTCGGACTCGCGCACGCCGTGCTCATCGCCCGGGACTGGCTGGGTGACGAGGATTTCGTGATGTACCTGGGCGACAACTTCGTGGTCGGCGGGATCACCGGGCTGGTCGAGGAGTTCCGGCAGGAGCGTCCGCACGCCCGGATCCTGCTCACCAAGGTCGCCGACCCGTCGGTGTTCGGCGTCGCCGAACTCGGCCCGGACGGCGGCGTCGTACGCCTGGAGGAGAAGCCGGCCGCCCCGCGCAGCGATCTGGCGCTGGTCGGCGTCTATCTGTTCACCTCCGCCGTGCACGAGGCGGTCGCCGCGATCGCGCCGTCCGCGCGCGGGGAGATGGAGATCACCGATGCCATCCAGTGGCTGATCGACGCCGGCCGGACCGTCACGGCCACCACCATCACCGGTTACTGGAAGGACACCGGGAACGTCACCGACATGCTGGAGGTCAACCGTGCGGTGCTGGAGGGCATCGAACCGGCCGTCGCCGGCTCGGTGGACGCGGCCAGCGAGATCGTGGGCCGGGTCCGGATCGCACCCGGCGCCCGGATCATCCGGTCGCGGATCGTGGGCCCGGCCGTCATCGGCGCGGACGCCGTCGTGAGCGACTCCCACATCGGCTCCTTCACCTCGGTGGCCGACCACTGCCGGATCAGCGGCAGCGAGGTGGAGTTCTCCATCCTGCTGGAAGGGGCCCGGATCGAGGACGCGGGCCGGATCGAGGGCTCCCTGATCGGCCGGTCCGTCCAGGTCTCCGGTGCGGTGCGGGCACCCCGCGCGCACCGGCTGGTGCTGGGCGACCACAGCCGCATCCAGATCGCCTCCTGAACATCCCACCCCCGACTCGAAGGACCGCGAGAAGCACCATGAGAATCCTCGTCACCGGAGGGGCCGGCTTCATCGGCTCCCACTTCGTCCGCCAGCTGCTGTCCGACGACGGACCGGAGGCGGCGGGGCTCACCACGCCCACCGCCGTGACCGTCCTGGACGTGCTCACCTACGCCGGCAACCCCGCCAACCTGGCCTCCGTACAGGACGACCCGCGGCTGACCTTCATCCGCGGGGACATCCTCGACACCGACAGGGTCACCGCTCTGATGGCCGAGCACGACGCGGTGGTCCACCTGGCGGCCGAGTCCCATGTGGACCGGTCCATCGCCGCCGGCGGCGGCTTCGCCTCCACCAACGTCCTGGGCACCCAGAACCTCCTCGAGGCCGCCGTACACGCCGGGCTCGGCACCTTCGTCCACGTCTCCACGGACGAGGTGTACGGCTCGATCCCGGTCGGCTCGTGGACCGAGGAGCAGCCGCTGTCCCCCAACTCCCCCTACTCGGCGGCCAAGGCGGGCTCGGACCTGCTGGCCCTGGCGTACCACCGGACGCACGGCCTGGACGTGCGGATCACCCGGTGCTCCAACAACTACGGCCCCCACCAGTACCCCGAGAAGATCATCCCGCTCTTCATCACCCGGCTGCTCGACGGCGGGTCCGTCCCGCTCTACGGGGACGGCGAGCAGATCCGGGACTGGCTGCACGTGGAGGACCACTGCCGGGCCATCCGGCTGGTGCTGGAGGGCGGCCGGCCCGGCGAGGTCTACAACGTGGGCGGCGGCACCGAGCTCACCAACAAGCAGCTGACCGCCCTGCTGCTGGAGGCCTGTGGCCGGGACTGGGAGAGCGTGGAGCACGTGGCGGACCGCAAGGCCCACGACGCCCGCTACTCGGTGGACTGGTCCAAGATCCGCGACGAGCTGGGCTACCGCCCGCTGCGCTCCTTCGACGAGGGCCTGGCCGCCACCGTGGACTGGTACCGGCAGAACCGCGCCTGGTGGGAGCCGCTGGACCGCTGACCGCCGCCGGTTCAGGCCCGGCGCGGCCCGGTGAGCGCGGCCTCGAGGGCCTCGCCCGTCATCTCGATGACGACGGCGCCCTCCCGCATGTCCGGCGGAAGGTGCGGCTGCTCTTCGGCCCGGCACACGATTCCTGCCCGGGCCGGGTCGATGACGACCGCGCCGAGCCGGGAGACCAGTTCCGCGACGATGCCGAACACCCCGCCGGCGTGCGGACGCTCGACGTGGATGCCGTATTGGTCGACGAAGATCTCGGCTTCGCTGCCGTCCGCGGCCCGGACCCGGAACCCGGTGGTCCCGTCCTCGCCCACCGTGCGCTGCGGATCGCCGACGTCGTGGGGTTCCAGTACGGCCCGCACCACCGCCATGTCCGGCGGCGCGGGCCACTCGGCACCGTCGACGAATCTGTAGATCATCGGACTCCAGCCCAAGACGCCCCCTCCGCACGAACCGGACCCGGACCCGGACACGGACCCGCCTGCGCCATGGTCGGTCAGGTTCCGGCCGGCCGGAAGACCGGGACCGCGAGGCCGGCCTCCGGCTCCGGCCGGAAGGCGACCCGCAGGCGCATTCCGATGCGCAGCTCCGCCGCCGCGCAGTCCACGATCTCGGTCATCATCCGGGGCCCCTCGGCGAGGTCCACCACGGCGGCCACGTAGGGGACGCGGGTGCCGAAGGGCGGCAGGTCGTTCCGGTGGATCACCGACCAGGTGTAGAGGACCGCGTCCCCGCTCGCCGTCTCCCAGGCCACCCGGTCCTCGCCGGCCCAGCAGTACGGGCAGAACTCGCGGGGGTAGTGGTGGGCCCGGGTGCAGGCGGTGCAGCGCCGCAGCAGCAGCCGGCCCTCGGCCGCGGCGGCCCAGTAAGGCCGGGTGAACGCGTCGGTCTCGGGAAGGTCGAACCGTACGGTGGTCACAGGAAGAGTCCGATCGCCGCGTCGAGGGACCAGGTCTGCCAGCTCATGGCGAAGAGCGCGACGAGGGAGATGAGCGCCATCATCGCGTTCTGGCCCTGTTCGGCCCAGTCGTGGATCATCAGCACCAGGTAGAGCAGGTTCAGCAGCAGCCCGCCGATCAGGGCGACGGGGGTGAGGAACCCGAGGACCAGGCCCAGGCCCAGGGCCAGTTCGGCGTAGACGACGATGTACGCCATCAGCCTCGGCCGGGGCTCCACCACCGTGGCGAAGCCGGTCTTCACAAACGGCCACCGGTGCTTCCCGGCCACGTCGGCGGCCCAGGCGATCCCGGTACCGCGCTCGAACCAGCCCTTCTTGTCCTTGTGCCGCCAGCTCTCCAGCCACCACAGGCCGAGGCCGATCCGGAGCACGGCGAGCCATTCGGCCCCGCTGAGCCAGATGGTCTGCATGCAGCCTCCCCTCCCTCGCACCTCTCACTATCTGACGGTACGTCAGTTGACCGGATCGGCGGCCCCCGCGCAAGGGTCCGCGCACCCCGCCGTGACCGATCCGCAACCGATTCCCCGCTTGACCGAGACCCATCAACGCTGCGTGGCGATACGCTCACACCTCATGCCTGAAGCGCCCGACATGACCACCGAACCCCGCCCCGTGTACGTGATCGGGGGCGGCCCCGGCGGTCTCGCCGCCGCCGCCGCACTCCGCGCCCGGGGGGTCCGCGCCGTGGTGGTCGAGAAGTCCGGCTCGGTCGGCGACTCCTGGCGGCGCCACTACGACCGGCTCCATCTGCACACCACCCGCCGGCTGTCGGGACTCCCCGGACTGGCCGTCCCGCGCCGCTTCGGGCGCTGGGTCTCCCGCGACAACGTGGTGTGCTACCTGGAGAAGTACGCCGAGTACCACGAGCTGGAGCTGGTCACCGGGGTGGAGGTGACCCGGATCGACCGGGCCGCCGACGGGGCCGGCTGGGTGCTGCACGCCAGCGGGGGCCGCGAGCTCACCGGCCGTGCGGTGGTCGTCGCCACCGGCTTCAACCACACCCCGGCGGTCCCGGACTGGCCGGGCGCGGCGGAGTACCGGGGCGAGCTGCTGCACGCGGGCGCGTACCGCAATCCCGCGCCGTACGCCGGGCGGGACGTACTGGTGGTCGGCACCGGC
This window harbors:
- a CDS encoding glucose-1-phosphate thymidylyltransferase, with translation MKALVLAGGTGSRLRPITHTAAKQLVPVANKPVLFYGIESIVAAGITEIGVIVGGTEREIRAALGDGSRFGARITYLPQEAPLGLAHAVLIARDWLGDEDFVMYLGDNFVVGGITGLVEEFRQERPHARILLTKVADPSVFGVAELGPDGGVVRLEEKPAAPRSDLALVGVYLFTSAVHEAVAAIAPSARGEMEITDAIQWLIDAGRTVTATTITGYWKDTGNVTDMLEVNRAVLEGIEPAVAGSVDAASEIVGRVRIAPGARIIRSRIVGPAVIGADAVVSDSHIGSFTSVADHCRISGSEVEFSILLEGARIEDAGRIEGSLIGRSVQVSGAVRAPRAHRLVLGDHSRIQIAS
- the rfbB gene encoding dTDP-glucose 4,6-dehydratase codes for the protein MRILVTGGAGFIGSHFVRQLLSDDGPEAAGLTTPTAVTVLDVLTYAGNPANLASVQDDPRLTFIRGDILDTDRVTALMAEHDAVVHLAAESHVDRSIAAGGGFASTNVLGTQNLLEAAVHAGLGTFVHVSTDEVYGSIPVGSWTEEQPLSPNSPYSAAKAGSDLLALAYHRTHGLDVRITRCSNNYGPHQYPEKIIPLFITRLLDGGSVPLYGDGEQIRDWLHVEDHCRAIRLVLEGGRPGEVYNVGGGTELTNKQLTALLLEACGRDWESVEHVADRKAHDARYSVDWSKIRDELGYRPLRSFDEGLAATVDWYRQNRAWWEPLDR
- a CDS encoding Zn-ribbon domain-containing OB-fold protein: MTTVRFDLPETDAFTRPYWAAAAEGRLLLRRCTACTRAHHYPREFCPYCWAGEDRVAWETASGDAVLYTWSVIHRNDLPPFGTRVPYVAAVVDLAEGPRMMTEIVDCAAAELRIGMRLRVAFRPEPEAGLAVPVFRPAGT
- a CDS encoding DoxX family membrane protein, with the translated sequence MQTIWLSGAEWLAVLRIGLGLWWLESWRHKDKKGWFERGTGIAWAADVAGKHRWPFVKTGFATVVEPRPRLMAYIVVYAELALGLGLVLGFLTPVALIGGLLLNLLYLVLMIHDWAEQGQNAMMALISLVALFAMSWQTWSLDAAIGLFL